In Anopheles gambiae chromosome 2, idAnoGambNW_F1_1, whole genome shotgun sequence, a single window of DNA contains:
- the LOC1275042 gene encoding dual specificity mitogen-activated protein kinase kinase 4: protein MSDDQSSQSSPATTPSSARPFMPLPLELNGERRKPSKKLSFQGCQGGQAPVIPDPTRERIRMQATAGKLQIAPNQTYDFTSEDMIDEGEIGRGAFGAVNRMKFTHTGTVMAVKRIRSTVDEKEQKQLLMDLEVVMKSNDCNTIVTFYGALFKEGDCWICMELMDTSLDKFYKFICEKQQSPIPEPILAQITFATVRALNYLKEELKIIHRDVKPSNILLKRNGDIKLCDFGISGQLVDSIARTKDAGCRPYMAPERIDPQRAKGYDVRSDVWSLGITLMEVATGKFPYPKWGSVFEQLSQVVEGDPPRLSTTYNGMEFSIDFVNFVNTCLIKDERDRPKYGRLLQHPFIQQAEKSDTDVAAYVSEVLESMANNGITQFTTDLPAEGWNESFN, encoded by the exons ATGTCAGACGATCAGAGTTCACAATCCTCCCCAG CAACCACACCATCCTCAGCACGTCCCTTCATGCCACTGCCGCTGGAACTGAACGGCGAGCGAAGGAAACCGTCCAAAAAGCTCAGCTTCCAAGGATGCCAGGGCGGGCAGGCGCCGGTCATACCGGATCCGACGCGCGAACGCATACGAATGCAGGCGACGGCGGGCAAACTACAGATCGCGCCGAACCAAACGTACGACTTCACCTCGGAAGACATGATCGACGAGGGTGAAATAGGGCGCGGTGCGTTCGGTGCCGTCAACCGGATGAAGTTCACGCACACGGGCACGGTGATGGCGGTGAAGCGGATCCGTTCGACCGTGGACGAGAAGGAGCAGAAGCAGCTGCTGATGGATCTGGAGGTGGTGATGAAGTCGAACGACTGCAACACCATCGTCACGTTCTACGGGGCACTGTTCAAGGAGGGCGACTGCTGGATCTGCATGGAGCTGATGGACACGTCGCTGGACAAGTTCTACAAGTTTATCTGCGAAAAGCAGCAGAGCCCCATCCCGGAACCGATACTGGCGCAGATCACGTTCGCGACGGTCCGCGCGCTCAACTATCTGAAGGAGGAGCtgaaaattatccaccgggATGTAAAACCGAGCAATATACTGCTGAAACGGAACGGCGACATTAAGCTGTGCGATTTCGGCATCTCCGGCCAGCTAGTGGATTCGATCGCACGCACCAAGGATGCCGGCTGCCGGCCGTACATGGCg CCCGAACGCATCGATCCCCAGCGCGCTAAGGGCTATGACGTGCGCAGTGACGTGTGGTCGCTCGGAATTACGCTGATGGAGGTGGCGACCGGGAAGTTCCCCTATCCAAAGTGGGGCTCCGTGTTTGAGCAGCTTTCACAG GTTGTCGAAGGTGACCCGCCTAGACTGTCCACCACCTACAATGGGATGGAATTTTCGATAgattttgtaaattttgtaaataccTG TTTAATAAAGGACGAGCGCGATCGTCCCAAGTACGGTCGGCTGTTGCAGCATCCGTTCATTCAGCAGGCCGAAAAGAGTGACACAGACGTAGCGGCGTACGTAAGCGAAGTGCTGGAATCGATGGCCAACAATGGTATCACGCAGTTTACCACGGACCTGCCAGCGGAAGGTTGGAACGAAAGCTTCAATTAG